One genomic window of Struthio camelus isolate bStrCam1 chromosome 1, bStrCam1.hap1, whole genome shotgun sequence includes the following:
- the LOC138064452 gene encoding uncharacterized protein isoform X5, giving the protein MVRARAAAAAGRRLLVLVALLAALRARESRAARRAAPRAGVPAGSGLAAPQLDPGFGPVWDASEVAEADGYPASHLDRIVEPRGLPRGPLRAFEPRGDARDVAVDGGYPASQLDPSFEPQGDRTAASLQRAYPASQLDAVVEPRGRPREVAEADGYPASHLDRVFEPQGLPGDVAVGDGGFSFDLDSRFERQGHPGGVPAGSGLAAPQLHPVFEPQGHASDVAVDGGYAASQPDASFESLGNATENGH; this is encoded by the exons atggtgcgagcgcgggcggcggcggcggccgggcgccgcctcctGGTGCTCGTGGCCCTGCTGgcggccctgcgcgcccgggagagccgcgctgctcggcgggcagcgccgcgcgcag gtgttcctgcaggcagtggccttgcagctcctcagctggatccTGGTTTTGGACCTGTGTGGGATGCCAGTG aagtggccgaagctgatggttatccagcttctcatctggatcgCATTGTTGAGCCTCGGGGTCTTCCCAGGG GTCctctaagggcttttgagccgcGGGGGGACGCCAGGG atgtggctgtagatggtggttatccagcttctcagctggatcccagttttgaacctcAGGGTGATCGCACAG ctgcttccctgcagagagcttatccagcttctcagctggatgccgttgttgagcctcggggtcgtcccaggg aagtggccgaagctgatggttatccagcttctcatctggatcgTGTTTTTGAGCCTCAGGGTCTTCCCGGAG atgtgGCGGTAGGTGATGGAGGTTTCTCTTTTGATCTGGACTCCCGATTTGAGCGTCAGGGACATCCTGGAG GcgttcctgcaggcagtggccttgcagctcctcagctgcatccCGTTTTTGAGCCTCAGGGGCATGCCAGTG atgtgGCCGTAGATGGTGGCTATGCAGCTTCCCAGCCTGATGCCAGTTTTGAGTCTCTGGGGAATGCCACAG AAAACGGGCACTAG
- the LOC138064452 gene encoding uncharacterized protein isoform X1, giving the protein MVRARAAAAAGRRLLVLVALLAALRARESRAARRAAPRAGVPAGSGLAAPQLDPGFGPVWDASEVAEADGYPASHLDRIVEPRGLPRGPLRAFEPRGDARDVAVDGGYPASQLDPSFEPQGDRTAASLQRAYPASQLDAVVEPRGRPRDVAVDGGYPASQLDPSFEPLRGATEVAEADGYPASHLDRVFEPQGLPGDVAVGDGGFSFDLDSRFERQGHPGGVPAGSGLAAPQLHPVFEPQGHASDVAVDGGYAASQPDASFESLGNATGFGGEKEAKAAHHKDLPKHHVVLTAVVSSSVLFGVVLTCVVTVLLRRRKQKRALANTAAASNPEEPRPEEGRGKSGRERTKEELAIKNENLNNSWSPLAVNFATQLAQLSKGRNANGSLQPRCQSSSDGGYGSCSAGRVSLDSPQAHHSKCVCFHYQQGYCTSDEYSE; this is encoded by the exons atggtgcgagcgcgggcggcggcggcggccgggcgccgcctcctGGTGCTCGTGGCCCTGCTGgcggccctgcgcgcccgggagagccgcgctgctcggcgggcagcgccgcgcgcag gtgttcctgcaggcagtggccttgcagctcctcagctggatccTGGTTTTGGACCTGTGTGGGATGCCAGTG aagtggccgaagctgatggttatccagcttctcatctggatcgCATTGTTGAGCCTCGGGGTCTTCCCAGGG GTCctctaagggcttttgagccgcGGGGGGACGCCAGGG atgtggctgtagatggtggttatccagcttctcagctggatcccagttttgaacctcAGGGTGATCGCACAG ctgcttccctgcagagagcttatccagcttctcagctggatgccgttgttgagcctcggggtcgtcccaggg atgtggctgtagatggtggttatccagcttctcagctggatcccagttttgaacctcTGAGGGGGGCCACAG aagtggccgaagctgatggttatccagcttctcatctggatcgTGTTTTTGAGCCTCAGGGTCTTCCCGGAG atgtgGCGGTAGGTGATGGAGGTTTCTCTTTTGATCTGGACTCCCGATTTGAGCGTCAGGGACATCCTGGAG GcgttcctgcaggcagtggccttgcagctcctcagctgcatccCGTTTTTGAGCCTCAGGGGCATGCCAGTG atgtgGCCGTAGATGGTGGCTATGCAGCTTCCCAGCCTGATGCCAGTTTTGAGTCTCTGGGGAATGCCACAG gttttggtggtgagaaagaggcaaaggcCGCACATCATAAAGACCTACCAAAGCACCACGTGGTCCTCACGGCCGTGGTCTCGAGTTCCGTATTGTTTGGGGTGGTGTTGACCTGTGTAGTTACTGtcctgctgaggaggagaaaaca AAAACGGGCACTAGCTAATACTGCGGCTGCCTCCAACCCCGAAGAGCCAcgaccagaggaaggcagaggaaaatcagggagagaaaggacaaaggaggagctggccataaaaaatgaaaatctcaacaaCAGCTGGAGTCCGCTTGCGGTGAACTTTGCAACACAGCTTGCCCAGTTATCTAAGGGCAGGAATGCAAATGGTTCGCTTCAGCCGAGAtgccagagcagctcagatgGTGGTTATGGCTCTTGCTCGGCTGGCCGCGTTTCCCTGGACTCACCCCAGGCTCATCACtccaagtgtgtgtgttttcactacCAACAGGGATATTGTACTTCGGATGAATATTCCgaatag
- the LOC138064452 gene encoding uncharacterized protein isoform X4 has protein sequence MVRARAAAAAGRRLLVLVALLAALRARESRAARRAAPRAGVPAGSGLAAPQLDPGFGPVWDASEVAEADGYPASHLDRIVEPRGLPRGPLRAFEPRGDARDVAVDGGYPASQLDPSFEPQGDRTAASLQRAYPASQLDAVVEPRGRPRDVAVDGGYPASQLDPSFEPLRGATEVAEADGYPASHLDRVFEPQGLPGDVAVGDGGFSFDLDSRFERQGHPGGVPAGSGLAAPQLHPVFEPQGHASDVAVDGGYAASQPDASFESLGNATENGH, from the exons atggtgcgagcgcgggcggcggcggcggccgggcgccgcctcctGGTGCTCGTGGCCCTGCTGgcggccctgcgcgcccgggagagccgcgctgctcggcgggcagcgccgcgcgcag gtgttcctgcaggcagtggccttgcagctcctcagctggatccTGGTTTTGGACCTGTGTGGGATGCCAGTG aagtggccgaagctgatggttatccagcttctcatctggatcgCATTGTTGAGCCTCGGGGTCTTCCCAGGG GTCctctaagggcttttgagccgcGGGGGGACGCCAGGG atgtggctgtagatggtggttatccagcttctcagctggatcccagttttgaacctcAGGGTGATCGCACAG ctgcttccctgcagagagcttatccagcttctcagctggatgccgttgttgagcctcggggtcgtcccaggg atgtggctgtagatggtggttatccagcttctcagctggatcccagttttgaacctcTGAGGGGGGCCACAG aagtggccgaagctgatggttatccagcttctcatctggatcgTGTTTTTGAGCCTCAGGGTCTTCCCGGAG atgtgGCGGTAGGTGATGGAGGTTTCTCTTTTGATCTGGACTCCCGATTTGAGCGTCAGGGACATCCTGGAG GcgttcctgcaggcagtggccttgcagctcctcagctgcatccCGTTTTTGAGCCTCAGGGGCATGCCAGTG atgtgGCCGTAGATGGTGGCTATGCAGCTTCCCAGCCTGATGCCAGTTTTGAGTCTCTGGGGAATGCCACAG AAAACGGGCACTAG
- the LOC138064452 gene encoding uncharacterized protein isoform X3, translated as MVRARAAAAAGRRLLVLVALLAALRARESRAARRAAPRAGVPAGSGLAAPQLDPGFGPVWDASEVAEADGYPASHLDRIVEPRGLPRGPLRAFEPRGDARDVAVDGGYPASQLDPSFEPQGDRTAASLQRAYPASQLDAVVEPRGRPRDVAVDGGYPASQLDPSFEPLRGATDVAVGDGGFSFDLDSRFERQGHPGGVPAGSGLAAPQLHPVFEPQGHASDVAVDGGYAASQPDASFESLGNATGFGGEKEAKAAHHKDLPKHHVVLTAVVSSSVLFGVVLTCVVTVLLRRRKQKRALANTAAASNPEEPRPEEGRGKSGRERTKEELAIKNENLNNSWSPLAVNFATQLAQLSKGRNANGSLQPRCQSSSDGGYGSCSAGRVSLDSPQAHHSKCVCFHYQQGYCTSDEYSE; from the exons atggtgcgagcgcgggcggcggcggcggccgggcgccgcctcctGGTGCTCGTGGCCCTGCTGgcggccctgcgcgcccgggagagccgcgctgctcggcgggcagcgccgcgcgcag gtgttcctgcaggcagtggccttgcagctcctcagctggatccTGGTTTTGGACCTGTGTGGGATGCCAGTG aagtggccgaagctgatggttatccagcttctcatctggatcgCATTGTTGAGCCTCGGGGTCTTCCCAGGG GTCctctaagggcttttgagccgcGGGGGGACGCCAGGG atgtggctgtagatggtggttatccagcttctcagctggatcccagttttgaacctcAGGGTGATCGCACAG ctgcttccctgcagagagcttatccagcttctcagctggatgccgttgttgagcctcggggtcgtcccaggg atgtggctgtagatggtggttatccagcttctcagctggatcccagttttgaacctcTGAGGGGGGCCACAG atgtgGCGGTAGGTGATGGAGGTTTCTCTTTTGATCTGGACTCCCGATTTGAGCGTCAGGGACATCCTGGAG GcgttcctgcaggcagtggccttgcagctcctcagctgcatccCGTTTTTGAGCCTCAGGGGCATGCCAGTG atgtgGCCGTAGATGGTGGCTATGCAGCTTCCCAGCCTGATGCCAGTTTTGAGTCTCTGGGGAATGCCACAG gttttggtggtgagaaagaggcaaaggcCGCACATCATAAAGACCTACCAAAGCACCACGTGGTCCTCACGGCCGTGGTCTCGAGTTCCGTATTGTTTGGGGTGGTGTTGACCTGTGTAGTTACTGtcctgctgaggaggagaaaaca AAAACGGGCACTAGCTAATACTGCGGCTGCCTCCAACCCCGAAGAGCCAcgaccagaggaaggcagaggaaaatcagggagagaaaggacaaaggaggagctggccataaaaaatgaaaatctcaacaaCAGCTGGAGTCCGCTTGCGGTGAACTTTGCAACACAGCTTGCCCAGTTATCTAAGGGCAGGAATGCAAATGGTTCGCTTCAGCCGAGAtgccagagcagctcagatgGTGGTTATGGCTCTTGCTCGGCTGGCCGCGTTTCCCTGGACTCACCCCAGGCTCATCACtccaagtgtgtgtgttttcactacCAACAGGGATATTGTACTTCGGATGAATATTCCgaatag
- the LOC138064452 gene encoding uncharacterized protein isoform X6 → MVRARAAAAAGRRLLVLVALLAALRARESRAARRAAPRAGVPAGSGLAAPQLDPGFGPVWDASEVAEADGYPASHLDRIVEPRGLPRGPLRAFEPRGDARDVAVDGGYPASQLDPSFEPQGDRTAASLQRAYPASQLDAVVEPRGRPRDVAVDGGYPASQLDPSFEPLRGATDVAVGDGGFSFDLDSRFERQGHPGGVPAGSGLAAPQLHPVFEPQGHASDVAVDGGYAASQPDASFESLGNATENGH, encoded by the exons atggtgcgagcgcgggcggcggcggcggccgggcgccgcctcctGGTGCTCGTGGCCCTGCTGgcggccctgcgcgcccgggagagccgcgctgctcggcgggcagcgccgcgcgcag gtgttcctgcaggcagtggccttgcagctcctcagctggatccTGGTTTTGGACCTGTGTGGGATGCCAGTG aagtggccgaagctgatggttatccagcttctcatctggatcgCATTGTTGAGCCTCGGGGTCTTCCCAGGG GTCctctaagggcttttgagccgcGGGGGGACGCCAGGG atgtggctgtagatggtggttatccagcttctcagctggatcccagttttgaacctcAGGGTGATCGCACAG ctgcttccctgcagagagcttatccagcttctcagctggatgccgttgttgagcctcggggtcgtcccaggg atgtggctgtagatggtggttatccagcttctcagctggatcccagttttgaacctcTGAGGGGGGCCACAG atgtgGCGGTAGGTGATGGAGGTTTCTCTTTTGATCTGGACTCCCGATTTGAGCGTCAGGGACATCCTGGAG GcgttcctgcaggcagtggccttgcagctcctcagctgcatccCGTTTTTGAGCCTCAGGGGCATGCCAGTG atgtgGCCGTAGATGGTGGCTATGCAGCTTCCCAGCCTGATGCCAGTTTTGAGTCTCTGGGGAATGCCACAG AAAACGGGCACTAG
- the LOC138064454 gene encoding uncharacterized protein, which translates to MVRARAAAAAGRRLLVLVALLAALRARESRAARRAAPRAGVPAGSGLAAPQLDPGFGPVWDASEVAEADGYPASHLDRIVEPRGLPRGPLRAFEPRGDARDVAVDGGYPASQLDPSFEPQGDRTAASLQRAYPASQLDAVVEPRGRPREVAEADGYPASHLDRVFEPQGLPGDVAVGDGGFSFDLDSRFERQGHPGGVPAGSGLAAPQLHPVFEPQGHASDVAVDGGYAASQPDASFESLGNATGFGGEKEAKAAHHKDLPKHHVVLTAVVSSSVLFGVVLTCVVTVLLRRRKQKRALANTAAASNPEEPRPEEGRGKSGRERTKEELAIKNENLNNSWSPLAVNFAAQLAQLSKGRNANGSLQPRCQSSSDGGYGSCSAGRVSLDSPQAHHSKCVCFHYQQGYCTSDEYSE; encoded by the exons atggtgcgagcgcgggcggcggcggcggccgggcgccgcctcctGGTGCTCGTGGCCCTGCTGgcggccctgcgcgcccgggagagccgcgctgctcggcgggcagcgccgcgcgcag gtgttcctgcaggcagtggccttgcagctcctcagctggatccTGGTTTTGGACCTGTGTGGGATGCCAGTG aagtggccgaagctgatggttatccagcttctcatctggatcgCATTGTTGAGCCTCGGGGTCTTCCCAGGG GTCctctaagggcttttgagccgcGGGGGGACGCCAGGG atgtggctgtagatggtggttatccagcttctcagctggatcccagttttgaacctcAGGGTGATCGCACAG ctgcttccctgcagagagcttatccagcttctcagctggatgccgttgttgagcctcggggtcgtcccaggg aagtggccgaagctgatggttatccagcttctcatctggatcgTGTTTTTGAGCCTCAGGGTCTTCCCGGAG atgtgGCGGTAGGTGATGGAGGTTTCTCTTTTGATCTGGACTCCCGATTTGAGCGTCAGGGACATCCTGGAG GcgttcctgcaggcagtggccttgcagctcctcagctgcatccCGTTTTTGAGCCTCAGGGGCATGCCAGTG atgtgGCCGTAGATGGTGGCTATGCAGCTTCCCAGCCTGATGCCAGTTTTGAGTCTCTGGGGAATGCCACAG gttttggtggtgagaaagaggcaaaggcCGCACATCATAAAGACCTACCAAAGCACCACGTGGTCCTCACGGCCGTGGTCTCGAGTTCCGTATTGTTTGGGGTGGTGTTGACCTGTGTAGTTACTGtcctgctgaggaggagaaaaca AAAACGGGCACTAGCTAATACTGCGGCTGCCTCCAACCCCGAAGAGCCAcgaccagaggaaggcagaggaaaatcagggagagaaaggacaaaggaggagctggccataaaaaatgaaaatctcaacaaCAGCTGGAGTCCGCTTGCGGTGAACTTTGCAGCACAGCTTGCCCAGTTATCTAAGGGCAGGAATGCAAATGGTTCGCTTCAGCCGAGAtgccagagcagctcagatgGTGGTTATGGCTCTTGCTCGGCTGGCCGCGTTTCCCTGGACTCACCCCAGGCTCATCACtccaagtgtgtgtgttttcactacCAACAGGGATATTGTACTTCGGATGAATATTCCgaatag